The Eptesicus fuscus isolate TK198812 chromosome 20, DD_ASM_mEF_20220401, whole genome shotgun sequence genome contains the following window.
ccgcgGAGAGCTGGGGTTCCTGTCATGTGACCGCCCCTCTGCTCTCCACCGTCCCGCCTGCAGAGAGAGGGTCCTGGGGTCACTGCTCCGGGCCAGGTGCGCTGGgcgagggagaggggagagggctgaGGCCCCGGGCTGCTGGGCGGGGGTCCGAGGCAGGGCAGCAGCGCCGGCCTGGCGGGGTCCCTCTCCCCATCCGGGGGCTGGGCGGTAGCCATGCCTCCTCCTTTGGGGGCGAGACCacaagagagaagacagaggggTCCCCGCCCGCTCCGAGGGGTGCTGCGGGCACCGGGTCCGGGGACAGGCTTCCCCGGGGGAGTCAGCGGTGgaggcggggggccgggggccgggaaGGCCTGCAGCcgcgggcggggagggaggggagagcggCCTGGCCCAGCCGGGCTTCAGGGTCCCGTCTTCCTGTCGCCCTTTCTCTCCCGCTCGGTCCCGCTCGGTCGTCGGACGAGGCCCGGCCACGTGCTGCTCTCCCCGCAGGTCCTTCCCTCCTTCTGCCAGTCCAGGCCCGGACCTGAGGCTCAGGCCACAGGCGCCCACACCCCTCCTGGGCCGGGCGCTGCAGCCGCGCCCCAACCTCAACCACCCGCCCCCCAGCCGAGATGCTGCGGCAGGAGTCCCGGCAGTCGGAGGAGCCCGGGGCCGAGGAGCCGTGGGAGCAGGAGATGGAGCGGCTGTGCTCCTCCTGGGCGCCCCTGCGGACGCTGCCCTACGCCATGGCGGACAGGCGCTTCCTCCGGTGGGtgcggggtcaggggtcaggggtcaggacaCAGCCAGGCTGAGGTGGGTGCGGGGTCAGGACACAGCCCAGTGGGTGCTCGGTGGGTGCGGGGTCAGGACACAGCCAGGCTGAGGTGGGTGCGGGGTCAGGACACAGCCCAGTGGGTGCTCAGTGGGTGTGGGGTCAGGGCACAGCCCAGTGGGTGCTCAGTGGGTGTGGGGTCAGGGCACAGCCCAGTGGGTGCTCAGTGGGTGCGGGGTCAGGGCACAGCCAGGCCCGAGGTGGGtacggggtcaggggtcaggacacagcccaggtttcaggtgggagtagagggtgggggtaggaatCACCTGTTTAGCAGCTCTGCCCGGCCGGGGTGGGCACGGTGGGTGACTCAGGGTGCCCCCATCACACACCCCCATCCCAGGCAACTGTGGGAGCCCGAGGGGGCAAAGGCCTCGTGCTGGCAGCGGTGGCGGCGGAGGCGGGGGACTGCGGGACGGCGCCTGCGGGCGGCAGCGCGGCGGCTGGCCCAGGGCTTCGGGCTCTGGGAGGGGGCCCTCTACGAGATCGGGGGTGAGACCTGCACCCACCTCCCGCCTCCCCTGTCTGGAGTCTCAATGTCCATTGCTCCCCTCGGCCCCCACCAAGCAGCCCGCCTGTCctcacacccctccacacacccctcctgAGCTGGGGCCCGAACCTTGGTGGGCGGCAGCACCCCCTGGTGGATGTCAGCGGTACTGCCAGGGGCCTCCCCTTCGGGGACCACTCACCAGAGGTCGCGTGAGGCTGACCCCACACCGGCCGGGTTGCAGGGCCCTGGGACCCCAGCTGAGCCTGGCTCAGTGCCCTGCCCGCCTGCTGTCCTCCCATAGGCCTCTTCGGCACCGGAATCCAGTCCTACTTCACTTTCCTTCGCTTCCTGCTGATGCTCAACCTGCTGACCGTGCTCCTGACCTCCAGCTTCGTGCTGCTGCCCCTGGTGTGGCTCCGCCCACCGGACCCAGGCCCCGCCCTTAACCTCAGTGAGTGCCCTGACCGCACCCTGGGGACCGCACCCTGGGGGCCAGGCACTGggggccaggcactgggctggtCCGGGGCTCGGAGTGTTGGGACAGCCCCCACCCTCTGGGCGTCCTCTCGCTGGGGTCCAGCAAGGACTCTTCCTGACCAGCCTGTcgcacggccccccccccccccccccccctcccgctgagGGCTATGGAGTGGGTGGGGCACACCCTCCCTTATGCCTTGGGGACCCTCTGCTGTtggccctctccctcctcagcagcCCTCCAGTGCCCTGGTGGCCCCCAGCCCCCGACTGCCGTTCCCAATTTCCACTCCCGACTTTGGAATGTGTTAACTGGCAGGGTAAGTGGCTCCATCCCAGTGATGGCTCCGGAGGGAACTGGCCTCAGGGGACCCCAGGCTAAGTGGACCCTCACCTCTCCAAGCACATTTTggcttttccttatttatttatttgctcattgatttcagagaggaaggaagagggagagagagaaacatcaatgatgagagagtcatggatcggctgcctcctgcacgccccccactggggatcgagcccgaaacctgggcctgtgccctgaccggcaatcgaaccgtgatctcctggttcataggccgacgctcaaccgctgagccacgccggctgtgCGGCTTTTTGGCTTTTGGGGGGATGGCCTTACGTAGACAGACTGGCAAGGCCAGGGATGGGGTCAGAGAGAGCTGAGGCCACTGGGCAGCGGCCAGGCTGGGGAAAAGTGCCCACAGCCCtcgggcccagctggcatgggcGTGCGAGGGACAAGAGAGGGCACGCGTGCAGGCCTCTGGATGAGCGCCACCGTACCCGCGTCCCCGAAAGCCACTCGGGCCTTTCTCTTCCTCAACGCTGCGGCCTCGGGCCCGCTGCCTGAGCCCTCGGAGCCTCTGTGAAGGGAgcgtcctccctgcctccctgacaGGGTTACTGTGAGAGCCAGCGAGCACTCAgcacccagcccagcagggacTGATGCTCAGTGCTCCTCCCCACCGTCCTCACCCACATCCCAGGCCTTCAGCGACACCTATCTCTTCTACGGCGCCTACCGGGCGGAGCCCGAGGGCAGCTCCGCCTACAGCATCCGGCTGGCCTACCTCCTGAGCCCGctggcctgcctcctgctctgctTCTGCGGGACCCTGCGGCGGTGAGCGTCCCGCCCTCCCCTCACAGGCCGGGTCCTCCCCGCTCACCCGCCCTTGGCATAGTCCCGCCCCAGGTTGGCAGGAAGGTCCTGGCTCTCGTCCAGTAAGGCTCATGGGTGCTTCCTGGGTACAATCTCCGGGTCCCTGCTGCAGCCCTCAGGGCCACGGGCCACTGCCTCTgtgtccccgcccccacccaggccgAGGCCAACGCCTGGCCCCGGGGCTGCCAGGGGTTCCCCCCCGCAAGACCCAGAGCCAcggccccggctggcaggccgGAGGCGCCCTCCCAcggccctggcctcctgcccctccaggaTGGTGAAGGGGCTGCCCCAGAAGCTGTTCCTGGGCCAGGACTACCGGTCGCCGCTCAGCGCCAAGGTCTTCTCCTCCTGGGACTTCTGTATCCGGGGCCAGGAGGCAGCCACCATCAAGAAGCATGAGATCAGCAACGAGTTCAaggtgagtgtgggtgtgagtgtgtgtgtgtgtgcgtgtgcgtgtgtgagcgtgtgtgtgtgtgtgtgtgtgtgtgttgagtgtgTACATGCGTGCACACAGGTGTTACAcctggaggcagaggctgtgCGGGTGTAGGTGTGAGCGCTCACCTGCACagtgcaggaggggagggaggtaaaaGCAGCTGCCGCTCcggggcctgtccctgccccGGTGCCACCCCAGCCCTGCCGAGACCCTGGCCGCCCCACCCGCCTCTGCTTCCGCCcgggcaggtggggctggaggaggggcatcGCTTGCAGCTGGCGCAGCAGCAGACGCGGGCCCAGCGAGCCTGCCACCTGCTCTCCTACCTGCGGGTCAACGTCCTCATCGGGCTCCTGGTGGTCGGAGCCATCAGCGCCATCTTCTGGGCCACCAAGTACTCGCAGGACAACAAGGAGGTGCCGGGCCGCCGACATGTTTGTTTagtcctggccaggctgagggaggaggcgGACGGGACCTGAGGAAGCTGGGGTgcagagtggttagagcaacGTGCTCAGTCAGGgccccatcagcctggctcaccctGTGGGCAGCCCTCGACCTCCACATTGCCATCGCCCGGGGCCTCCCAGACGCGGGGGCCTGCCTGCCCCAGAGTTACCCTGTAGGGGTGTCGGGGAGGGGAGCTACCGGGCACCCCAGCCCATGGCACCCCCTCCCTGCTTTCCCCGCAGGAGACCCTGTTTGTGCTGCTCCAGTACCTGCCCCCTGGGGTCATCGCCCTGGTCAACTTCCTGGGCCCCCTGCTGTTTGTGTTCCTGGTGCAGCTGGAGAGCTACCCGCCCAACACCGAGGTCAACCTCACCCTCGTCTGGTGAGCGCAGCCCTGGTGCCAGGCGGGACCCCGAGGGGAGGCGGGGCACTGAGGCACGGGAGCCGCTGTGCCCCGCTGCCCGTCCTGGTGGTCTCCTGgcgggcaggcaggaaggtgctTCCAGACACTCCGTCCCAGGGGGCCCTGGTGGGACAGCAGCCTGGACCGAGCACCGGCCATGCCGAGGGGCCCATGGCTGGGTTGCCAGAGGGTGCTGGGAACCAGTGTCACACACGTAGGGAAACCAGGAACATGGGACGCACACAGTTCCCAGGCGCCCGGGGGCTTACACGCCTTCCCTCGACAACCCTCACGTGGCCTGTGAGGTCAGAGCCATCCCATCCCCTTTGGACAAGAAGGAAACCACGGTTCACAGGGAACAAGTGCGTTGGCCAAGGTCAAGCTCGCCATGCCGGCTGGGCGCAGGCTCAGACACAGCCCTCCTCCGCCCGCTCCTGGCTACGGTCCTGCATGGACCCACAGCCCCTCGGTGAACCCCCCACCCGAGCTCCACCCGCcaccccacctgcctcccagcctccctcagcaGAAGAGCCGCTGTCGCCAGCCTGCACGCGTCAGCCCTGAGCGCCCGCACTTAGCTCTAACGCCCGGGGTGGCTCGGGGCCGGCGTCTCCCTGTGGGACCCCGCGTGCATGCGGAGCGGCTCAGGCGGAGGCACGCAGTGTGTGGGTACGGCAGGCAGTGGAGTGGGCGGGGTATCAACGGGCGGAGGGACGCTCCCACCTGCAATCAATAAGGATGGTAAAGGCCCATCTGGGCCTGTGCATCTCCAAGCCGGGTGTCGGGGAAGGATGCCCAGGCCGTGCAGTGTTTCCCAAAGTGATTGACAAACAGAACCCTTCTCCCGTGAATCATCCGGAGGCCAACATGCTGGGGAACACACTTTGGGGACCGTGGCCACGGCcggggcaggtgggaaggaggctgggctCTGAAGGTAGCAGCCACACCTCCCCCCGGGCCCTGCCCtgaccctgccccgcccgcccgcaggtGCGTGGTGCTGAAGCTGGCCAGCCTGGGCATGTTCTCCTTCTCGCTGGGCCAGACCGTGCTGTGCCTCGGCCGCAACAAGACCAGCTGTGAGTCCCTCGGCTACAACGCCTGTGACTACCAGGTGCCTGGGGCTCCAGGGGGCCTGTCCCTTTGGGCGTCTCCCCACCTCTGGGACCTCCCCGCCCctttgatctcctggttcctcccGGGTCTCACctttgccagaggctgggggtaGAGCGTCCCATACCTGGGCCCACCTCCAGGGGGTGCTGTTTGCACCACACGGCACAGTGCAGGGTGGCAGCCCTGGGGGTCGGGTTTCCTATATGACTCACCCTTGAGGCGGGGGCTTTAACAGCAGTCATACCAGCCTCCAGGCAAGGCTCCTGCCCTCAGAGATGCCCCCACAGGTGGGTGAGTGGGGGCTGGGCCCGCGGGTGGTGACCAGAACCACTCTGCCCAGTGCTGGGAGAACTCGGTGGGGGAGGAGCTGTTCAAGCTGAGCACCTTCAACTTCCTGCTCACCGTGGCCTTCGCCTTCCTCGTCAGCCTGCCTAGGAGGTGAGCCGCGCGGGGACACCCTcggggggagggagctgggcatCCCTGGGGGTGGCCGGTGGCTGCAGCCAGGGGTGAGCAGatctacatgtgtgtgtgtgtccctgtggcTGAGTGTGGGTGTCCCGTGGCCATGACCGTGACGGACGTGGGCCACACGCTCCTCCCGGGTGGTGATGCCGGGCACGCCCTATGCCCAGGGTGCTGGTGGAGCGGTTCTCGGGCCGGTTCTGGACCTGGCTGGGCCGGGAGGAGTTCCTCGTGCCCACGAACGTGCTGGACATGGTGGCCGGGCAGACGGTCATCTGGATGGGCCTCTtctactgccccctgctgcccctgCTCCACAGCGCCGTCATAGTCCTCACCTTCTACATCAAGAAGGTGCGGCCACGGGTGGGTCGGGAGGGAGCAGGGTGCCCCTCACCCCGTCCCCCAGCCTCACTTCCCTGGGCCCCAGACTCCTTGATTTCTGCAAATGGGAGCTGACAGCCCCACCCTGCTGCTTGCTCCCCAGTACACCCTCCTGAGGAACTCCAGGGCGTCCCTTCGCAGGTTCCGAGCCTCTAGCTCCACCTTCTTCTTCCAGCTGGTGCTCGTCCTGGGCCTGCTTCTGGCCACCGTGCCGCTGGGCTACGTGGTCAGCAGGTGCGGGGCGTAGAGGGGCGGGAGGCTGAGGGATGGGCGGCCGCTCCTCACGGCGGCCCTGACGCTGGTCTCCCCGCAGCATCCACTCCTCTCGGGGTTGCGGCCTCTTCGCCAACTACTCCGCCCCCTGGCAGGTGGTCCCGGAGCTGGTGGCCCTCCGGCTGccaccccctggccagcaggtccTCCACTACCTGGGCTCCCAGGCGTTCAGCTTTCCCCTCCTCATCCTGCTCAGGTACCTCTAGGGTAGCAGGGGTCAAGGGAGGGGCCCCTGGGAGGGGGGGTCCTCCCATGGGCACCCCCAGCCATTCTCATGGGATCCGGGAGCCGGACACGGAGAGCCCAGGGAGGCAGGTGGCCGGGGGGTTCCTCCTAGGCCCGTGGGCAGCCCCTGGTAGCCCCTGGGGCCTCACCTGCCCCCAGGCA
Protein-coding sequences here:
- the TMC8 gene encoding transmembrane channel-like protein 8 isoform X1, whose product is MLRQESRQSEEPGAEEPWEQEMERLCSSWAPLRTLPYAMADRRFLRQLWEPEGAKASCWQRWRRRRGTAGRRLRAAARRLAQGFGLWEGALYEIGGLFGTGIQSYFTFLRFLLMLNLLTVLLTSSFVLLPLVWLRPPDPGPALNLTALQCPGGPQPPTAVPNFHSRLWNVLTGRAFSDTYLFYGAYRAEPEGSSAYSIRLAYLLSPLACLLLCFCGTLRRMVKGLPQKLFLGQDYRSPLSAKVFSSWDFCIRGQEAATIKKHEISNEFKVGLEEGHRLQLAQQQTRAQRACHLLSYLRVNVLIGLLVVGAISAIFWATKYSQDNKEETLFVLLQYLPPGVIALVNFLGPLLFVFLVQLESYPPNTEVNLTLVWCVVLKLASLGMFSFSLGQTVLCLGRNKTSCESLGYNACDYQCWENSVGEELFKLSTFNFLLTVAFAFLVSLPRRVLVERFSGRFWTWLGREEFLVPTNVLDMVAGQTVIWMGLFYCPLLPLLHSAVIVLTFYIKKYTLLRNSRASLRRFRASSSTFFFQLVLVLGLLLATVPLGYVVSSIHSSRGCGLFANYSAPWQVVPELVALRLPPPGQQVLHYLGSQAFSFPLLILLSLVLTVCVSQSQANARAVQGLRKQLVWQVQEKWHLVEDLSRLLPEPGLADSLGPKSPHSPSSRPRSLCPGFPCPGSPGPRSPQALRSPRPSPSHADPACRFRFPSSAEL
- the TMC8 gene encoding transmembrane channel-like protein 8 isoform X2 codes for the protein MLRQESRQSEEPGAEEPWEQEMERLCSSWAPLRTLPYAMADRRFLRQLWEPEGAKASCWQRWRRRRGTAGRRLRAAARRLAQGFGLWEGALYEIGGLFGTGIQSYFTFLRFLLMLNLLTVLLTSSFVLLPLVWLRPPDPGPALNLTLQCPGGPQPPTAVPNFHSRLWNVLTGRAFSDTYLFYGAYRAEPEGSSAYSIRLAYLLSPLACLLLCFCGTLRRMVKGLPQKLFLGQDYRSPLSAKVFSSWDFCIRGQEAATIKKHEISNEFKVGLEEGHRLQLAQQQTRAQRACHLLSYLRVNVLIGLLVVGAISAIFWATKYSQDNKEETLFVLLQYLPPGVIALVNFLGPLLFVFLVQLESYPPNTEVNLTLVWCVVLKLASLGMFSFSLGQTVLCLGRNKTSCESLGYNACDYQCWENSVGEELFKLSTFNFLLTVAFAFLVSLPRRVLVERFSGRFWTWLGREEFLVPTNVLDMVAGQTVIWMGLFYCPLLPLLHSAVIVLTFYIKKYTLLRNSRASLRRFRASSSTFFFQLVLVLGLLLATVPLGYVVSSIHSSRGCGLFANYSAPWQVVPELVALRLPPPGQQVLHYLGSQAFSFPLLILLSLVLTVCVSQSQANARAVQGLRKQLVWQVQEKWHLVEDLSRLLPEPGLADSLGPKSPHSPSSRPRSLCPGFPCPGSPGPRSPQALRSPRPSPSHADPACRFRFPSSAEL